Proteins from a genomic interval of Gordonia sp. SL306:
- the gcvP gene encoding aminomethyl-transferring glycine dehydrogenase, with protein sequence MPATSASDPVTFIDRHVGPDPAETDRILAEIGVSSLDELAERVVPSVIADDPGANGLQALPPAIGEHDVHDRLAELASRNVVARSMIGLGYHDTFTPPVILRNVLENPAWYTAYTPYQPEISQGRLEALLNFQTMVADLTAMEVANASMLDEATAAAEAMTLMRRAGKSRSPRLVVDADLFPQTRALLDTRAEPLGIELVEASLHPSLPGCGLPDGDFFGVVLQVPGSSGRILDVAPIIAAAHDRGALVSVGADLLALTLITPPGEQGADVCFGTTQRFGVPMGFGGPHAGYLAVHSAHARQLPGRLVGVSKDADGNLAYRLSLQTREQHIRREKATSNICTAQVLLAVMAAMYASYHGADGLRAIARRVHDGAVFLADSLTVAGFSIAHSSFFDTIVVRAPGQADAIVANAKRDGNINLRRIDADSVGIACDETTTDADLAAVLRAFSAEGVRRHSFAQPIETRQSDFLTHPAFNRYRTETSMLRYLRALSDKDIALDRSMIPLGSCTMKLNATAEMEPVTWPGFARLHPFAPTSDTTGIRELITTLEDWLVTITGYDRVSLQPNAGSQGEYAGLLAIRRYHRSRDEADRDVCLIPSSAHGTNAASAVMAGMRVVVVGCRENGDVDVDDLRVKIDKHRDALAAIMITYPSTHGVFEHDIEEICAAVHDAGGQVYVDGANLNALVGVARPGRFGGDVSHLNLHKTFCIPHGGGGPGVGPVAVRAHLAPFLPGHPLADELSSEGTISAAPYGSASILPITYAYIAMMGADGLRRATLTAIASANYIARRLRGHYPVLYTGRGSEAARTDGEGFVAHECILDLRQLTKATGVTVDDVAKRLADYGFHAPTMSFPVAGTLMVEPTESENLDELDAFCEAMIAIRAEIDRVGSGEWSVDENPLRGAPHTAEALVGEWDHPYSRELAVYPLGLPSAGGRAKVWPAVRRIDNAFGDRNLVCSCPPIEAFSS encoded by the coding sequence ATGCCCGCCACTTCCGCGTCCGATCCGGTGACCTTCATCGACCGCCATGTCGGTCCCGATCCCGCCGAGACCGACCGCATCCTTGCCGAGATCGGGGTCTCGTCGCTCGACGAACTCGCCGAACGGGTCGTCCCGTCCGTGATCGCCGACGACCCGGGTGCCAACGGTCTGCAAGCACTGCCACCCGCCATCGGTGAACACGATGTGCACGATCGCCTCGCCGAGCTCGCGTCCCGCAACGTGGTCGCCCGATCGATGATCGGGCTCGGCTACCACGACACCTTCACCCCGCCGGTCATCCTGCGGAACGTGCTGGAGAACCCGGCCTGGTACACCGCGTACACGCCGTATCAGCCGGAGATCAGCCAGGGACGACTCGAGGCCCTGCTGAACTTCCAGACCATGGTCGCCGACCTCACCGCGATGGAGGTCGCCAACGCGTCGATGCTCGACGAGGCGACCGCCGCCGCCGAGGCGATGACCCTGATGCGCCGTGCGGGCAAGTCCCGCTCACCGCGCCTCGTGGTCGACGCCGATCTGTTCCCGCAGACGCGCGCTCTGCTCGACACACGGGCCGAGCCGCTCGGGATCGAACTGGTCGAGGCGTCGTTGCATCCATCGCTGCCCGGATGCGGCCTGCCCGACGGTGACTTCTTCGGAGTGGTGCTCCAGGTCCCGGGCTCGTCCGGCCGGATCCTCGACGTCGCGCCGATCATCGCGGCCGCGCACGATCGCGGCGCGTTGGTCTCGGTCGGGGCGGATCTGCTGGCGCTGACGTTGATCACACCTCCGGGTGAACAGGGTGCCGACGTGTGCTTCGGTACCACCCAGCGGTTCGGCGTGCCGATGGGGTTCGGCGGTCCGCACGCCGGTTACCTGGCAGTGCACTCCGCCCACGCGCGACAGTTGCCGGGACGGCTCGTCGGCGTCTCCAAGGACGCCGACGGCAACCTCGCCTATCGGCTGTCACTGCAGACACGTGAACAGCACATCCGACGGGAGAAGGCCACCAGCAACATCTGCACCGCCCAGGTGCTGCTCGCCGTGATGGCTGCCATGTACGCCTCGTACCACGGCGCGGACGGTCTGCGCGCGATCGCCCGGCGGGTGCACGACGGCGCGGTGTTCCTGGCCGACAGCCTGACGGTCGCCGGCTTCTCGATCGCGCACTCCTCGTTCTTCGACACCATCGTGGTGCGCGCACCCGGCCAGGCCGACGCGATCGTCGCGAACGCCAAACGCGACGGCAACATCAACCTGCGGCGTATCGACGCGGACTCGGTCGGCATCGCCTGCGACGAGACGACCACCGACGCCGACCTGGCCGCCGTGCTCCGTGCGTTCAGTGCCGAAGGGGTCCGGCGTCATTCGTTCGCGCAGCCGATCGAGACACGGCAGAGCGACTTCCTCACGCACCCGGCGTTCAACCGGTACCGCACCGAGACGTCGATGCTGAGGTACCTGCGCGCGCTGTCCGACAAGGACATCGCACTAGACCGGAGCATGATCCCGCTCGGTTCCTGCACGATGAAGCTCAATGCGACCGCGGAGATGGAACCGGTCACCTGGCCCGGGTTCGCGCGCCTGCATCCGTTTGCGCCGACCTCCGACACCACCGGGATCCGTGAACTCATCACGACGCTGGAGGACTGGCTGGTCACGATCACCGGCTACGACCGGGTCAGCCTGCAGCCGAACGCCGGCTCACAGGGCGAGTACGCGGGCCTCCTGGCGATTCGGCGGTACCACCGCAGCCGGGACGAGGCGGACCGCGACGTCTGCCTGATCCCGTCGAGCGCCCACGGCACCAACGCCGCATCCGCGGTGATGGCGGGGATGCGAGTGGTGGTCGTCGGGTGCCGCGAGAACGGCGACGTCGACGTCGACGACCTGCGCGTCAAGATCGACAAGCATCGGGACGCACTGGCGGCCATCATGATCACGTATCCGTCCACCCATGGTGTTTTCGAGCACGACATCGAGGAGATCTGCGCGGCCGTGCATGACGCAGGTGGCCAGGTCTATGTCGACGGCGCCAACCTCAACGCGCTTGTCGGAGTGGCCCGGCCGGGCCGGTTCGGCGGTGACGTCAGCCACCTGAACCTGCACAAGACGTTCTGCATCCCGCACGGGGGAGGAGGGCCCGGGGTCGGGCCGGTCGCCGTGCGCGCGCATCTCGCGCCGTTCCTGCCGGGTCATCCCCTCGCTGACGAACTGTCGTCGGAGGGCACGATATCGGCCGCCCCGTACGGTTCGGCCTCGATCCTGCCGATCACCTACGCCTACATCGCGATGATGGGCGCGGATGGTCTACGCCGCGCCACACTGACGGCGATCGCGTCGGCCAACTACATCGCCCGCCGGCTGCGCGGACACTACCCGGTGCTCTACACGGGCCGCGGCAGCGAAGCAGCGCGAACCGACGGCGAGGGATTCGTCGCGCACGAGTGCATCCTGGATCTGCGGCAGCTGACCAAGGCGACCGGCGTGACCGTCGACGACGTGGCAAAACGCTTGGCCGACTACGGTTTCCACGCGCCGACGATGAGTTTCCCGGTCGCCGGGACACTGATGGTCGAGCCGACCGAGAGTGAGAATCTCGACGAACTCGACGCGTTCTGCGAGGCGATGATCGCCATTCGTGCCGAGATCGACCGGGTCGGCTCGGGCGAATGGTCCGTCGACGAGAACCCGTTGCGGGGCGCCCCGCACACCGCCGAGGCGCTGGTCGGGGAGTGGGATCATCCGTATTCGCGGGAACTCGCGGTTTATCCGCTCGGTCTCCCGTCGGCAGGCGGACGGGCCAAGGTGTGGCCGGCGGTGCGCCGGATCGACAACGCCTTCGGCGACCGGAACCTGGTGTGCAGTTGCCCACCGATCGAGGCGTTCAGCAGCTGA
- a CDS encoding MerR family transcriptional regulator: MGDKPFDDGVTSPTDAAPDGAAENARTRSATQGSLEDIAPGLFPNDTVPDELVGYRVPSACQIAGITYRQLDYWARTSLVVPSIRGAAGSGSQRLYSFKDILVLKIVKRLLDTGISLQNIRVAVDHLRKRGVEDLARITLFSDGTTVYECTSAEEVVDLLQGGQGVFGIAVSGAMRELTGTIADFPGERADGGVTETAPEDELAARRKNRTRRTG, translated from the coding sequence GTGGGCGATAAGCCGTTCGACGACGGAGTGACGTCACCGACGGATGCGGCACCTGACGGTGCCGCCGAGAACGCCCGTACCCGGTCCGCGACGCAGGGCAGCCTGGAAGACATCGCGCCGGGCCTGTTCCCGAACGACACGGTGCCCGACGAGCTGGTCGGCTACCGGGTGCCGAGTGCGTGCCAGATCGCCGGCATCACCTATCGGCAGCTCGACTACTGGGCCCGCACCTCGCTGGTGGTGCCGTCGATCCGGGGTGCTGCCGGTTCGGGTAGCCAGCGTCTGTACTCGTTCAAGGACATCCTGGTCCTGAAGATCGTCAAGCGTCTCCTCGACACCGGGATCTCATTGCAGAACATCCGTGTCGCGGTCGATCATCTCCGCAAGCGCGGCGTCGAGGATCTCGCCCGGATCACCCTCTTCTCCGACGGGACGACCGTCTACGAGTGCACCTCTGCCGAGGAGGTCGTCGACCTGCTTCAGGGCGGCCAGGGTGTCTTCGGGATCGCGGTGAGCGGGGCGATGCGCGAATTGACCGGCACCATCGCCGATTTCCCGGGTGAACGCGCCGACGGCGGTGTGACCGAGACCGCCCCGGAGGACGAATTGGCGGCGCGTCGTAAGAACCGGACCCGCCGCACCGGCTGA
- a CDS encoding bifunctional nuclease family protein has product MGEMRVVGIRVEPPQSQPVLLLREVEGERYLPIWIGQSEAASIALQQKGIEPPRPLTHDLIVNLITEFGRTLKEVRIVDMQEGTFYAEMVFADDLRVSARPSDSIAVAMRAGVPIVAEEDVLTEAGLLIPDEDGSEGEPGDGKEDEVEKFKEFLDNVSPDDFKASGGT; this is encoded by the coding sequence ATGGGCGAAATGCGAGTCGTGGGCATTCGGGTCGAGCCGCCACAGAGCCAGCCGGTATTGCTGCTGCGCGAGGTCGAAGGTGAACGCTACCTACCGATCTGGATCGGGCAGAGCGAAGCCGCGTCGATCGCCTTGCAGCAGAAGGGCATCGAACCGCCGAGGCCGCTCACGCACGATCTGATCGTCAACCTGATCACCGAATTCGGGCGAACCCTGAAAGAGGTTCGGATCGTCGACATGCAAGAGGGCACGTTCTACGCGGAGATGGTCTTCGCGGACGACCTGCGGGTGTCGGCGCGTCCGTCGGATTCCATCGCGGTGGCGATGCGGGCCGGAGTGCCGATCGTCGCCGAGGAGGATGTGCTGACCGAGGCCGGGTTGCTGATCCCGGACGAGGACGGCTCCGAGGGCGAACCGGGCGATGGGAAAGAGGACGAGGTGGAGAAGTTCAAGGAATTCCTCGACAACGTCTCACCGGATGATTTCAAGGCGAGCGGCGGAACCTGA
- a CDS encoding MerR family transcriptional regulator encodes MSIGSVLALLREDFPDVTISKIRFLESEGLITPERAPSGYRRFSTNDCERLRFVLTAQRDRYLPLKVIKEQLEAIDRGEGGAGAGGTRLLSAARNAVAPATDFGSRGGRVSRETLIERTGVDSAFVTELLRNGLLTPGPAGFFDEDAVRLVEAAAALANYGVETRHLRAFKVSADREAGLVAQIANPIAKGKGTGARDRAEELAREIAALSVTLHTQLVKAAVRGVLD; translated from the coding sequence ATGTCGATCGGCTCTGTCCTGGCGCTGCTGCGTGAGGACTTCCCGGACGTGACGATCTCGAAGATCCGGTTCCTGGAGTCCGAGGGGTTGATCACGCCCGAACGCGCGCCGTCGGGTTATCGCAGGTTCAGCACGAACGACTGTGAGCGGCTCAGGTTCGTCCTGACCGCCCAGCGTGACCGCTACCTGCCGCTCAAGGTGATCAAGGAGCAACTCGAGGCGATCGATCGCGGTGAGGGAGGCGCAGGCGCCGGGGGCACCCGGTTGTTGTCCGCCGCACGCAACGCGGTCGCCCCGGCCACGGATTTCGGTTCGCGCGGCGGCCGGGTCTCGCGGGAGACACTGATCGAACGAACCGGGGTCGACTCGGCGTTCGTGACGGAGTTGCTCCGCAACGGGCTGCTGACACCGGGGCCTGCGGGATTCTTCGACGAGGATGCGGTTCGTCTGGTGGAGGCCGCCGCCGCGTTGGCGAATTACGGCGTGGAGACCCGTCACCTCCGCGCCTTCAAGGTCTCCGCGGATCGTGAGGCCGGATTGGTTGCGCAGATCGCGAATCCGATCGCCAAGGGCAAGGGCACGGGTGCCCGGGATCGGGCCGAGGAGTTGGCCCGGGAGATCGCGGCGCTGTCGGTGACCCTGCACACCCAGTTGGTCAAGGCCGCCGTCCGGGGCGTGCTGGACTGA
- the garA gene encoding glycogen accumulation regulator GarA has product MVSENDKDLEAPVETTSVFREEFISELDSGATASSEPADTGVERLSPGTALLVVKRGPNAGSRFLLDQATTSAGRHPDSDIFLDDVTVSRRHAEFRLGDNEFQVVDVGSLNGTYVNREPVDTAQLSNGDEVQIGKFRLVFLSGPRDGQAGA; this is encoded by the coding sequence GTGGTGAGCGAAAACGACAAGGATCTTGAGGCACCGGTGGAAACCACCTCGGTTTTCCGGGAGGAGTTCATCTCCGAACTCGATTCCGGAGCGACCGCCTCGAGTGAACCTGCCGACACCGGGGTGGAGAGGCTCTCGCCCGGCACGGCGCTGCTTGTCGTCAAGCGTGGTCCCAATGCGGGCTCACGATTCCTGCTCGACCAGGCGACCACGTCGGCGGGTCGGCATCCGGACAGCGACATCTTCCTCGATGACGTGACCGTCAGTCGCCGCCACGCGGAATTCCGCCTTGGCGACAACGAATTCCAGGTGGTGGACGTGGGCAGCCTGAACGGCACCTACGTGAACCGGGAACCCGTCGACACCGCGCAGCTGAGCAATGGGGACGAGGTGCAGATCGGCAAGTTCCGATTGGTCTTCCTCAGCGGCCCGCGCGACGGCCAAGCGGGCGCCTGA
- the gcvH gene encoding glycine cleavage system protein GcvH, with the protein MSETNVPPSLRYTAEHEWVERTGPTTVRVGITDFAQDALGDVVFVQLPGADDAVEKGESFAEVESTKSVSDIYGPLDGTVSAVNTELETTPELVNSDPYGSGWLVEITLADEATLDSALAETLDADGYRAVTEN; encoded by the coding sequence GTGAGCGAGACCAATGTGCCGCCGTCCCTGCGCTACACGGCCGAGCACGAATGGGTGGAGCGGACCGGGCCCACGACGGTGCGGGTCGGTATCACCGACTTCGCGCAGGATGCGCTCGGGGATGTGGTGTTCGTCCAGTTGCCCGGTGCCGACGATGCCGTCGAGAAGGGCGAGTCGTTCGCGGAGGTGGAGTCCACCAAGAGTGTGTCGGACATCTACGGGCCGCTCGACGGGACGGTGTCGGCCGTGAACACCGAGTTGGAGACCACCCCTGAACTGGTGAACTCCGATCCGTACGGGTCCGGCTGGCTCGTCGAGATCACCCTCGCCGACGAGGCAACGCTCGACTCGGCACTGGCGGAGACCCTGGACGCCGACGGTTACCGCGCCGTCACCGAGAACTGA
- a CDS encoding CDP-alcohol phosphatidyltransferase family protein has product MDPPDELSDGSDRVVTLPNALSVLRLALIPVFVWLLLFEKADGWAFAVLMFSGFSDWADGKLARWLNQSSRIGALLDPAADRLYIVIIPIAFGLREFLPWWLIGVVIARDVALFATAPLLRSRGLVALPVLYIGKAATFALMSAFPWLLAGQLDSVVGTICYPIGWAFMIWGVGLYLWSFLLYAYQTVLVVRRMPRVR; this is encoded by the coding sequence GTGGACCCGCCGGACGAACTGTCCGACGGGTCGGACCGGGTGGTGACCCTACCGAACGCGCTCAGCGTGCTGAGGTTGGCGCTGATCCCGGTGTTCGTGTGGTTGTTGCTGTTCGAGAAGGCCGACGGATGGGCGTTCGCCGTCCTGATGTTCTCGGGGTTCTCCGATTGGGCCGACGGCAAGCTCGCCCGGTGGCTCAACCAGTCGTCGCGGATCGGGGCACTACTCGATCCGGCCGCCGATCGGCTCTACATCGTGATCATCCCGATCGCGTTCGGCCTGCGCGAGTTCCTGCCCTGGTGGCTGATCGGCGTCGTCATCGCACGTGACGTCGCGCTGTTCGCCACGGCGCCGTTGCTGCGGTCGCGCGGGCTCGTCGCGCTGCCGGTGCTCTACATCGGGAAGGCGGCCACCTTTGCGCTGATGAGTGCGTTCCCCTGGTTGCTGGCCGGGCAGTTGGATTCGGTCGTCGGGACGATCTGTTATCCCATCGGCTGGGCGTTCATGATCTGGGGCGTCGGCCTGTACCTGTGGTCGTTCCTGCTGTACGCGTATCAGACGGTGCTGGTCGTCCGCCGGATGCCCCGCGTCAGGTGA
- the secA2 gene encoding accessory Sec system translocase SecA2 — MGKLTNSMWRLLGSQSSRNQSKSVSLIKDADAHTAWADGLDDDAFAAEAEKLEIGANSDDRARFLALAREAADRTLGMRPFDVQLQGALRLLEGDIVEMATGEGKTLAGAIGAIGHVLQGHHVHVISVNDYLATRDAEWMGPLFTAFGIVAKAVSENSDRDERKAAYAADITYGSVNEIGFDVLRDQLALSDGDLVSPTPDVAIIDEADSVLVDEALVPLVLAGSTEAEAPDQAIHDVVARMKNKHYEVDTEGRNVTLTDEGAAFVEEELGGINLYDEDHVGSTLVHVNVAMHAQYLLERDIHYIVRDGGVHLINASRGRVAQLQRWPDGVQAAVEIKEGLSQTDSGEVIDTMTVQALIGRYPRVCGMTGTALAAGEQFRQFYDLLVSQIPPNTPNIRIDEADRVYDSKANKVEAVVAYVKEVHETGQPILIGTHDVAESEELAYFLDKAGVSPVVLNAKNDAEEAKIIAEAGARDAVTVSTQMAGRGTDIRLGGSGDDESARDDVVALGGLCVVGTGRHDTERLDNQLRGRAGRQGDPGRSVFFSSLEDPVVTKNLAFKRDPVSQAEDGSMGAKGIDLIEQAQRIAEGVMLELHANTWRYNTLVNQQRDIVVKRRMELLTSDVALDELAAEEPARYAELTGTAAVTETADAGDAKADPEATEATEAGDSAASETDDATTPAPVTEPVEKEVLTQVAREIMLFHLDRAWADHLAFVSDVRASIHLRSLGKESPLDEFHKLILDEFSTLPGEAVENARKTFREATITNEGVDLGTADLHRSTTTWTYMVHDNLFSSGGAKALQGIIGIFR, encoded by the coding sequence GTGGGAAAGCTGACGAACAGCATGTGGCGACTCCTGGGCTCCCAGTCGTCACGCAATCAGTCGAAGTCCGTGTCGTTGATCAAGGATGCGGACGCACACACGGCGTGGGCGGACGGACTCGACGACGACGCGTTCGCCGCCGAGGCGGAGAAGCTCGAAATCGGCGCGAATTCCGACGACCGCGCGCGCTTCCTGGCGCTCGCCCGCGAAGCCGCGGACCGGACCCTCGGCATGCGCCCCTTCGACGTCCAGTTGCAGGGTGCGCTTCGTCTGCTCGAGGGCGACATCGTCGAGATGGCCACCGGTGAGGGCAAGACCCTGGCAGGTGCGATCGGAGCGATCGGACACGTCCTGCAAGGGCACCACGTCCACGTGATCTCGGTGAACGACTATCTCGCCACCCGCGACGCGGAGTGGATGGGACCACTGTTCACAGCCTTCGGCATCGTGGCGAAGGCGGTGTCGGAGAACTCGGACCGGGACGAGCGCAAGGCCGCGTATGCCGCCGATATCACCTATGGGTCCGTGAACGAGATCGGCTTCGACGTGCTGCGCGATCAGCTGGCGCTGTCCGATGGCGATCTGGTGTCGCCGACTCCCGACGTCGCGATCATCGACGAGGCCGACTCGGTGCTCGTCGACGAGGCGCTGGTGCCTCTGGTGCTCGCCGGTTCCACCGAGGCCGAGGCGCCCGATCAGGCGATCCACGACGTGGTGGCCCGGATGAAGAACAAGCACTACGAGGTCGACACCGAGGGGCGCAACGTCACCCTCACCGACGAGGGTGCGGCGTTCGTCGAGGAAGAACTCGGCGGAATCAACCTGTACGACGAGGACCATGTCGGCAGCACCCTCGTCCACGTCAATGTGGCGATGCACGCGCAGTACCTGCTCGAGCGCGACATCCACTACATCGTCCGGGACGGCGGCGTGCATCTGATCAACGCCTCGCGTGGGCGCGTGGCCCAGTTGCAGCGGTGGCCGGACGGTGTCCAGGCCGCGGTCGAGATCAAGGAGGGCCTCAGCCAGACGGATTCGGGTGAGGTGATCGACACGATGACCGTGCAGGCCCTCATCGGCAGGTATCCCCGGGTCTGCGGCATGACCGGCACGGCGCTCGCCGCGGGTGAACAGTTCCGTCAGTTCTACGACCTGCTGGTGTCACAGATCCCGCCGAACACCCCGAACATCCGGATCGACGAGGCCGACCGTGTCTACGACTCCAAGGCCAACAAGGTCGAGGCGGTCGTCGCGTATGTCAAAGAGGTGCACGAGACCGGGCAGCCGATTCTCATCGGCACCCACGACGTCGCGGAATCCGAGGAGCTCGCGTACTTCCTCGACAAGGCCGGGGTCTCGCCGGTGGTGCTGAACGCCAAGAACGACGCCGAGGAGGCGAAGATCATCGCCGAGGCCGGCGCCCGCGACGCGGTGACGGTCTCGACGCAGATGGCCGGGCGCGGTACCGACATCCGCCTCGGCGGGTCCGGCGACGACGAGTCGGCTCGAGACGATGTCGTGGCGCTTGGCGGTCTCTGTGTGGTCGGCACCGGACGACACGACACCGAGCGTCTCGACAACCAGTTGCGCGGCCGCGCCGGCCGCCAGGGCGATCCGGGTCGCTCGGTGTTCTTCTCCAGCCTCGAGGATCCGGTGGTCACCAAGAATCTCGCATTCAAGCGTGATCCGGTGTCGCAGGCCGAGGACGGCTCGATGGGCGCCAAGGGCATCGATCTGATCGAGCAGGCGCAGCGCATCGCCGAGGGCGTGATGCTGGAACTGCATGCCAACACATGGCGCTACAACACGCTGGTGAACCAGCAGCGCGACATCGTCGTCAAGCGTCGGATGGAGCTCCTGACCAGTGATGTGGCCCTCGACGAACTGGCTGCCGAAGAACCCGCGCGGTACGCGGAGCTGACCGGAACCGCGGCGGTGACGGAAACGGCCGACGCAGGCGACGCGAAAGCCGACCCGGAGGCCACCGAAGCAACCGAAGCAGGCGATTCTGCTGCCTCGGAGACAGACGACGCCACGACACCCGCTCCGGTCACCGAACCGGTCGAGAAAGAGGTCCTCACCCAGGTGGCGCGTGAGATCATGCTCTTTCACCTCGACCGGGCGTGGGCCGACCATCTCGCGTTCGTGTCCGACGTGCGGGCGAGCATCCATCTCCGGTCATTGGGCAAGGAGAGCCCCCTCGACGAGTTCCACAAGCTGATCCTCGACGAGTTCTCGACGCTGCCGGGCGAGGCGGTCGAGAACGCCCGCAAGACGTTCCGGGAGGCGACGATCACCAACGAGGGCGTCGACCTCGGAACCGCGGATCTGCACCGCTCGACCACCACCTGGACCTACATGGTCCACGACAATCTGTTCTCGTCGGGCGGCGCGAAAGCCCTCCAGGGCATCATCGGCATCTTCCGGTGA
- a CDS encoding META domain-containing protein, with amino-acid sequence MNPIDHPTPRRGPNPGIGGSARPRPIRARRAVMLLLTSVLLMSMLSAFGIAAASAAPAPAPMPRPLPQTLPGMLVGKSYSSVAVLGGVIPGGGPMTVHFERPDRISLGAGCNRHLGTATISSDQVRIHTLVSTRMACPGPRAGADQWLETFTSVPLTWRAFGPALVLSSPRQTVALVEQSALPR; translated from the coding sequence ATGAATCCGATCGATCATCCCACCCCACGACGCGGACCGAACCCCGGAATCGGCGGTTCGGCGCGACCACGTCCGATTCGTGCCCGCCGGGCCGTGATGCTGCTGCTCACCAGCGTGCTGCTGATGTCGATGCTGTCCGCGTTCGGGATCGCCGCCGCGTCGGCTGCACCCGCACCCGCACCGATGCCCCGCCCGCTCCCCCAGACTCTGCCCGGCATGCTCGTCGGCAAGTCGTACTCATCGGTCGCGGTCCTCGGCGGCGTCATCCCGGGTGGCGGCCCGATGACCGTGCATTTCGAACGCCCGGATCGGATATCACTCGGCGCCGGGTGCAACCGACACCTGGGAACCGCGACCATATCGAGTGACCAGGTGCGGATCCACACCCTCGTGTCGACCCGAATGGCCTGCCCCGGACCACGCGCGGGAGCCGATCAGTGGCTCGAGACGTTCACCTCGGTGCCGCTGACCTGGCGAGCGTTCGGTCCGGCGCTCGTCCTCTCGAGCCCACGGCAGACGGTGGCGCTCGTCGAACAATCCGCTCTCCCCCGCTGA
- a CDS encoding malate dehydrogenase, translating into MPSTPPAVVTVTGAAGNIGYAALFRIAAGAMLGHHQPVRLRLLELPPSLPAAVGTAMELDDGAFELLTSVDIFDDARAAFDGADHALLIGARPRGKGMERADLLAANAAIFAEQGAVLNDVAADDLRVIVVGNPANTNTAIACAHAPDIPSERFNALTRLDHNRAIAQLSHHTACPVREISRVSVWGNHSASQYPDIFHARVGDRSGAEIAEDRTWLVDDFIPTVARRGTAIIDTRGASSAASAANAAIDHVHDWVFGTPEGDWTSAALPSPGVYGIPPGLVCSFPVRSVGGRWEIVEGLEINDFSRARIDASAAELADEIAAVGDLLPA; encoded by the coding sequence ATGCCATCGACCCCTCCCGCCGTGGTGACCGTCACCGGCGCCGCGGGAAACATCGGTTACGCCGCCCTGTTCCGGATCGCCGCGGGAGCCATGCTCGGACACCATCAACCGGTTCGGCTCCGATTGCTCGAGCTACCTCCGTCGTTGCCTGCCGCGGTCGGTACCGCGATGGAACTCGACGACGGCGCCTTCGAGTTGCTGACGTCGGTGGACATCTTCGACGATGCGCGGGCGGCCTTCGACGGCGCCGACCACGCGCTCTTGATCGGCGCCCGCCCGCGCGGCAAGGGTATGGAACGCGCCGACCTCCTCGCGGCCAACGCAGCGATCTTCGCCGAGCAGGGTGCGGTGCTGAACGACGTTGCCGCCGACGATCTCCGGGTCATCGTCGTGGGCAACCCGGCCAACACCAACACCGCGATCGCCTGCGCGCACGCACCGGACATTCCGTCCGAGCGGTTCAACGCCCTCACCCGCCTCGACCACAACCGTGCCATCGCCCAGCTCTCGCATCACACGGCATGCCCGGTTCGGGAGATCAGCCGGGTCTCGGTGTGGGGCAATCATTCGGCATCGCAGTATCCCGACATCTTCCACGCCCGCGTCGGTGATCGCAGCGGTGCCGAGATCGCCGAAGACCGCACCTGGCTCGTCGACGATTTCATCCCGACCGTGGCGAGACGGGGCACCGCGATCATCGACACCAGGGGCGCCTCGTCGGCGGCGTCGGCCGCCAACGCCGCCATCGACCATGTGCACGACTGGGTGTTCGGCACCCCCGAAGGCGACTGGACGTCGGCGGCGCTCCCCTCACCCGGCGTCTACGGCATACCGCCGGGACTCGTCTGTTCGTTTCCCGTCAGGTCGGTCGGCGGGCGCTGGGAGATCGTCGAAGGTCTCGAGATCAACGACTTCTCCCGGGCCCGCATCGACGCCTCGGCGGCCGAGCTCGCCGACGAGATCGCTGCAGTCGGAGATCTGTTACCCGCCTGA